In a single window of the Luteolibacter yonseiensis genome:
- a CDS encoding glycosyltransferase, which produces MKPRISLIIPAHNEAAFITGCLEAARDAALGLDAGVETIVVLNRCTDATEEIARAHGCVIVREDAKNLSVIRNAGAAAATGEIIVTCDADSRMHPESFREILRILCAGKTVGGGAMVLPERWSPGIIASAVSILPYLAFTGVSFGMFWCHKRDFDKIGGFDTRFVSVEDVDFARRLKAHGRKSGLGWGTLWRAPLVTSCRKFDQFGDWYLFRNPAFVRKVFRGNDRQVADKFWYDVRSE; this is translated from the coding sequence ATGAAACCCCGCATTTCCCTCATCATTCCGGCGCATAATGAAGCCGCGTTCATCACCGGCTGCCTTGAAGCGGCCCGGGATGCCGCCCTCGGGCTGGACGCCGGAGTGGAAACCATCGTCGTCCTGAACCGCTGCACGGACGCGACCGAGGAAATCGCACGCGCCCATGGCTGCGTCATTGTCCGGGAGGATGCGAAGAATCTCTCTGTCATCCGCAATGCCGGAGCGGCAGCGGCCACCGGGGAGATCATCGTCACCTGCGATGCGGACAGCCGCATGCACCCCGAAAGTTTCCGTGAGATCCTCCGTATCCTGTGTGCCGGGAAAACCGTTGGCGGCGGTGCCATGGTGTTGCCGGAGAGGTGGTCGCCCGGCATCATCGCGAGTGCGGTTTCCATCCTGCCCTACCTCGCCTTCACCGGTGTGAGTTTCGGCATGTTCTGGTGCCACAAGCGGGACTTCGACAAAATCGGTGGTTTCGACACCCGGTTCGTGTCCGTGGAGGATGTGGACTTCGCCCGCCGTCTCAAGGCCCACGGTAGGAAATCCGGACTCGGATGGGGAACGCTCTGGCGTGCGCCGCTTGTCACCTCGTGCCGGAAGTTCGACCAGTTCGGAGACTGGTATCTTTTCCGGAACCCCGCCTTTGTCAGGAAGGTTTTCCGTGGCAACGACCGCCAGGTGGCGGACAAGTTCTGGTACGACGTGCGATCCGAGTGA
- a CDS encoding response regulator transcription factor: MRLLLIEDARRLNATLCQALARMGHAVDSAENGEDGEWMARRTEYDAIVLDRMLPGKDGLSVLRDLRRDGILTPVLVLTALDATEEKVRGLTEGADDYLTKPFALAELAARLEVLARRQHGQADSRRRIGPLEIDTSRKTVFRDGSEIVLTAREFSLLELLARRPGQVLSREQIEARLYSEADGPLSNAVDAAVYALRRKLCPPGTPPLIATRRGLGYVLETP, encoded by the coding sequence ATGAGATTGCTGCTCATAGAAGACGCCCGGCGCCTGAACGCCACGCTTTGCCAGGCGCTGGCGCGCATGGGACATGCGGTGGACTCCGCGGAAAATGGAGAGGACGGCGAATGGATGGCGAGGCGCACTGAATATGACGCCATCGTCCTGGATCGCATGCTGCCCGGAAAGGACGGGTTGTCGGTATTGAGGGACCTGCGCCGCGACGGCATCCTCACGCCCGTCCTCGTGCTCACCGCGCTGGATGCCACGGAGGAAAAGGTGCGAGGCTTGACGGAGGGGGCGGATGATTACCTGACGAAACCCTTCGCACTGGCCGAACTGGCCGCCCGTCTCGAGGTGCTCGCCCGCCGCCAGCACGGACAGGCCGATTCGCGCCGCAGGATCGGCCCCTTGGAGATCGACACGAGCCGCAAGACGGTTTTCCGGGACGGAAGCGAGATCGTTCTCACCGCGCGGGAATTCTCGCTTCTGGAACTCCTCGCGCGGAGGCCCGGGCAGGTCCTTTCGCGGGAACAGATCGAGGCGCGGTTGTATTCCGAGGCGGATGGCCCGCTGAGCAACGCGGTGGACGCCGCCGTCTATGCCTTGCGGCGGAAGCTTTGCCCGCCCGGGACGCCGCCGCTCATCGCCACCCGCCGCGGGCTGGGCTATGTTTTGGAAACACCATGA
- a CDS encoding polyamine ABC transporter substrate-binding protein: MGNPPNSWLFFSSSAMKRRHFLSTTSAAIAAAALSGCNKSDLPVLRIYTWADYLAPELAAKFEKENGCKIQIDTFDSNEAMHAKLSAGATGYDILTPSSYMVKTLVREKILSPLDHSKLPNIQHVDADYLKRALDPGMAHSVPYMMACTCLAWLGSKVSDPVASYAMLDRADLKGRITLLDDMREVLGAALRSLGFPLNSKDPAQLAQARDIVIRWKKNIAKFDNEQYKSGIASGEFHLVQGYAGDLLQVAEENGDIVVKIPKEGSAFSCDDLCIPVKSEKQELAHKFINFVTDPANAVVNMNFIAFRAPNSSAYKLLSEDFRGNEALFPAPEVFAKCEPIDDLGDALSLWSKTWDEVKAAG; this comes from the coding sequence ATGGGCAATCCACCAAATTCGTGGTTGTTCTTCTCATCCTCCGCCATGAAACGCCGCCATTTCCTCTCCACCACGTCCGCCGCCATCGCTGCGGCAGCGCTTTCCGGTTGCAACAAGAGCGATCTGCCGGTGCTCCGTATCTACACATGGGCGGACTATCTCGCACCGGAGCTCGCGGCGAAGTTCGAGAAGGAAAACGGCTGCAAGATCCAGATCGACACCTTCGATTCGAACGAGGCGATGCATGCCAAACTCTCCGCCGGCGCCACCGGCTACGACATTCTCACGCCCTCGTCCTACATGGTGAAAACCCTGGTCAGGGAAAAAATCCTGAGTCCTCTCGACCATTCGAAGCTTCCCAACATCCAGCACGTGGACGCGGACTACCTCAAGCGCGCGCTTGATCCCGGCATGGCGCATTCCGTGCCCTACATGATGGCCTGCACCTGCCTTGCCTGGCTCGGCAGCAAGGTCAGCGACCCCGTGGCCTCCTACGCCATGCTCGACCGGGCGGACCTCAAGGGACGCATCACGCTGCTGGACGACATGCGCGAAGTACTCGGCGCGGCACTCCGCTCGCTCGGATTCCCCCTGAACTCCAAAGATCCCGCACAGCTCGCGCAGGCGCGCGACATCGTGATCCGCTGGAAGAAGAACATCGCGAAGTTCGACAACGAGCAATACAAGTCCGGCATCGCCTCGGGTGAGTTCCACCTTGTGCAAGGCTACGCGGGCGACCTGCTGCAGGTGGCCGAGGAGAATGGCGACATCGTCGTGAAGATCCCTAAGGAAGGATCCGCGTTTTCCTGCGACGACCTCTGCATCCCGGTGAAATCGGAGAAACAGGAGCTCGCCCACAAGTTCATCAACTTCGTGACCGATCCGGCCAACGCCGTGGTGAACATGAATTTCATCGCCTTCCGAGCTCCGAACAGCTCCGCCTACAAGCTCCTCAGCGAGGATTTCCGTGGCAATGAGGCGCTTTTCCCTGCCCCGGAGGTGTTCGCGAAATGCGAACCCATCGATGATCTCGGCGACGCGCTTTCCCTGTGGTCCAAGACCTGGGACGAGGTGAAAGCGGCCGGCTAG